In a single window of the Bradyrhizobium erythrophlei genome:
- a CDS encoding dienelactone hydrolase family protein — protein sequence MRTGMRAAIAAWIICTGILLAGIETNAQSMPKDVAARIELYAIPSLTISDRQFLTGDANGKPVTVAGEFRIAQGSGRLPVVVLMHGSSGVGASIEPWVHQFNAMGISTFVIDGFSGRGLTAVGPNQALLGRLNFILDIYRSLDILAHHPRVDPERIVLMGFSRGGQAALYASLDRFNKLWNKSGVQFAGYIPFYPDCSTRYLTDTEVAARPIRIFHGTPDDYNPVASCKAYVARLQQAKRDVVLTEYPDSAHGFDAGLLGVSTVAVSTNAQTARHCHIREGEGGVLMNADTEAPFGYKDTCIEFNPHVGGNPATAEEARKAVDEFLRALFKLG from the coding sequence ATGCGGACCGGCATGCGCGCGGCCATAGCGGCCTGGATTATCTGCACCGGCATCCTGCTGGCGGGCATTGAAACCAACGCGCAATCGATGCCGAAGGACGTCGCCGCGCGGATCGAGCTCTATGCGATCCCATCGCTGACCATCTCGGACCGGCAATTCCTGACCGGCGACGCCAACGGCAAGCCGGTCACCGTCGCCGGCGAATTTCGCATCGCGCAAGGCAGCGGACGCCTGCCGGTGGTGGTGCTGATGCACGGCTCGAGCGGCGTCGGCGCCAGTATCGAACCGTGGGTGCATCAGTTCAACGCGATGGGGATTTCGACTTTCGTGATCGACGGTTTCAGCGGCCGGGGATTGACGGCGGTCGGTCCGAACCAGGCGCTGCTCGGCCGCCTCAACTTCATTCTCGATATCTACCGCTCGCTCGACATTCTCGCGCACCATCCGCGCGTCGACCCCGAACGCATCGTGCTGATGGGATTTTCGCGCGGCGGACAGGCCGCGCTGTACGCCAGCCTCGACCGCTTCAACAAGCTCTGGAATAAGTCAGGCGTGCAGTTCGCCGGCTACATTCCGTTCTATCCGGACTGCTCCACGCGCTATTTGACCGATACCGAGGTCGCGGCGCGTCCGATCCGGATCTTTCACGGCACGCCCGACGATTACAACCCGGTGGCCAGTTGCAAGGCCTATGTCGCGCGGTTGCAGCAAGCCAAACGCGACGTGGTGCTGACGGAGTATCCTGACTCGGCGCACGGTTTCGACGCGGGCCTGCTCGGCGTCTCGACCGTGGCGGTTTCCACCAACGCCCAGACCGCGCGCCATTGCCATATCCGCGAAGGCGAAGGCGGCGTCCTCATGAATGCCGATACCGAAGCGCCGTTCGGGTACAAGGACACCTGCATCGAGTTCAACCCGCATGTCGGCGGCAATCCGGCCACAGCCGAGGAAGCGCGCAAGGCCGTGGACGAATTTTTGCGAGCGCTGTTCAAGCTGGGGTAG
- a CDS encoding carboxymuconolactone decarboxylase family protein has protein sequence MNSASVWMSSLAVAAAGGWFAATMFAPPATGKEPRFPQLTMDQLSDAQKPLGEQIMKVSSVGLGGPYNPMIRSPVLGQRLYDLFYYLRWQTSVPTKLNEFAILIIGRQWRSQVEWYAHAPLAAKAGLSAEIIAELKANKRPSNMAEDEALVYDFVTELTTTQKVSDETYARAKKIFNDQQVVDLTAVAGNYVMVAMMLAMAEETTPPGKEPPFKVGEK, from the coding sequence ATGAACTCGGCTTCAGTCTGGATGTCGTCACTGGCGGTTGCCGCGGCCGGCGGTTGGTTCGCGGCGACGATGTTCGCGCCGCCCGCGACCGGCAAGGAACCGCGCTTTCCGCAATTGACCATGGACCAGCTCAGCGACGCGCAAAAGCCGCTCGGCGAGCAGATCATGAAGGTTTCCAGTGTCGGCCTCGGCGGACCGTACAATCCGATGATCCGCAGCCCGGTGCTGGGCCAGCGGCTGTACGACCTGTTTTATTATCTGCGCTGGCAGACCTCGGTGCCCACAAAACTCAATGAATTTGCGATCCTGATCATCGGGCGGCAATGGCGCTCGCAGGTCGAATGGTACGCCCATGCGCCGCTGGCGGCGAAGGCTGGATTGTCGGCTGAGATCATCGCCGAGTTGAAAGCCAACAAGCGACCCTCGAACATGGCCGAGGACGAGGCGCTGGTGTACGACTTCGTCACCGAACTCACCACCACGCAGAAGGTTTCCGACGAGACCTATGCGCGGGCCAAGAAGATTTTCAACGATCAGCAGGTCGTGGATTTGACGGCGGTGGCGGGCAACTACGTCATGGTGGCAATGATGCTGGCAATGGCCGAGGAAACCACGCCTCCCGGCAAGGAGCCGCCGTTCAAGGTCGGCGAGAAGTAG
- a CDS encoding DUF4260 domain-containing protein, with product MNGTIASEATGAVTGGLRTMLRLEGLTLFAGMTLLYAVWGGSWWIYAFLFLVPDLSFAAYLAGPRVGAFVYNTAHSYMAPMSLMTTGFALDSPLTLSIALIWLAHIGIDRALGYGLKYQAGFTFTHLGRIGGAAMPT from the coding sequence ATGAACGGGACGATTGCAAGCGAGGCCACAGGCGCCGTCACGGGCGGATTGCGAACCATGCTCCGGCTGGAGGGGCTGACGCTGTTTGCGGGGATGACGCTGCTTTACGCGGTCTGGGGCGGATCGTGGTGGATCTATGCCTTCCTGTTTCTGGTGCCGGACCTGAGCTTTGCGGCCTATCTCGCCGGCCCCCGGGTGGGCGCCTTCGTCTATAACACCGCGCACAGCTACATGGCGCCGATGTCGCTGATGACCACTGGATTTGCGCTGGACTCGCCGCTGACCCTTTCGATCGCGTTGATCTGGCTGGCGCATATCGGCATCGACCGCGCGCTCGGCTACGGCCTGAAATACCAGGCCGGGTTCACCTTCACCCATCTCGGCCGCATTGGAGGGGCGGCAATGCCGACCTAG
- a CDS encoding IS4 family transposase has product MRSDLSRKGLRRAHNFNNIFLAMSESSLIPCIAVHKKDDRIDGRDGLVSRSLWRCATGQKGALLLQRAVERVTMNLRAASDGRAEWVGFSRWLNNPNVTANEIAVHNAEVLSDRVAGLHVLAIQDTTELNYARHAGRVRGLGPSGNGRDPGLFVHPVLAIDAGSGALLGLAGMQIWTRQGPASPDYRRQPIEEKESYRWIKGAASAKSALAAAAMVTVIGDRESDIYEEFDRIPDARTHLLTRACRDRALVGGGRLFGITESWPVRHRFKLEVRAQPGRPARTAKVALRFGEVTIKRPGNCSDPAAAHQLTLRLVEVRELDTAVEGPIHWRLLTTHEVTTVAQALEIVGWYRERWHVEQLFRTSKSQGLDLESSQVEAADALFKLAAIAMIAATKIMQLVLARDGTVDRPATDVVAVEQLPMLEALQIRLEGKTAKQKNPHPRRSIGWLAWIVARLGGWTGYTSERPPGPITMRRGWHRFEQMAQGWRLRDVCTP; this is encoded by the coding sequence ATGCGATCCGACCTCTCCCGCAAGGGGCTAAGGCGTGCACACAATTTCAATAACATTTTTCTTGCCATGAGTGAATCGAGTCTGATTCCTTGCATTGCGGTCCACAAGAAGGATGATCGCATTGATGGAAGGGATGGATTGGTCAGTCGGTCGCTTTGGCGATGTGCGACTGGCCAAAAGGGGGCGCTGTTGTTGCAGCGCGCCGTTGAACGCGTCACGATGAACCTGCGTGCGGCGTCCGACGGCCGAGCTGAGTGGGTGGGGTTCAGCCGCTGGCTGAATAATCCGAATGTGACAGCGAACGAAATTGCTGTGCATAATGCAGAAGTTCTGTCGGACCGTGTCGCGGGCCTGCATGTGCTTGCAATCCAGGACACGACGGAACTGAACTATGCCAGGCACGCCGGACGGGTCCGGGGTCTTGGGCCATCCGGCAACGGACGCGATCCGGGCTTGTTTGTGCACCCCGTGCTGGCGATTGATGCGGGCAGCGGAGCCTTGCTCGGGTTGGCTGGAATGCAGATCTGGACGCGTCAGGGGCCAGCGTCCCCTGATTACCGGCGTCAACCGATCGAAGAGAAAGAATCCTATCGTTGGATTAAGGGGGCGGCGAGCGCCAAGAGCGCGCTTGCTGCGGCAGCGATGGTCACCGTGATCGGCGACCGCGAGAGCGATATTTACGAAGAGTTTGACCGGATACCTGACGCGCGCACCCATCTGCTCACGCGTGCCTGTCGTGATCGCGCCTTGGTGGGTGGCGGTCGGCTGTTTGGCATTACCGAAAGCTGGCCGGTCCGGCATCGCTTCAAGCTGGAGGTCCGAGCCCAGCCCGGTCGCCCGGCTCGCACGGCCAAGGTGGCGCTGCGCTTTGGCGAAGTGACGATCAAGCGCCCGGGCAACTGCAGCGATCCCGCAGCCGCGCATCAATTGACCTTGCGTCTGGTCGAGGTCAGGGAGCTTGATACCGCCGTCGAGGGGCCGATCCACTGGCGTCTGCTTACCACTCATGAGGTTACGACGGTTGCGCAGGCCTTGGAGATCGTTGGTTGGTATCGCGAGCGCTGGCACGTCGAACAGCTGTTCCGCACCAGCAAGAGCCAGGGTCTCGACCTTGAGAGCAGCCAGGTCGAAGCGGCCGATGCCTTGTTCAAGCTTGCCGCCATCGCAATGATTGCCGCCACCAAGATCATGCAGCTCGTCCTCGCCCGCGACGGCACGGTCGATCGCCCGGCCACCGACGTGGTAGCGGTGGAACAATTGCCAATGCTCGAGGCCTTGCAGATCCGTCTCGAAGGCAAAACAGCCAAGCAGAAAAATCCTCATCCCAGGCGATCGATCGGCTGGCTCGCCTGGATTGTTGCGCGCCTCGGTGGCTGGACCGGTTACACCTCCGAACGCCCACCGGGCCCAATCACCATGCGCCGTGGCTGGCATCGCTTCGAACAAATGGCTCAGGGTTGGAGACTCAGAGATGTGTGCACGCCTTAG
- a CDS encoding DUF2214 family protein, whose product MSTLFAFLHHLCAFTLVSAVAIEFVLIRSELTLASARRLQVTDLVLGVAAGALLVVGLLRVFFFEKGASYYFHSYAFLTKFSLFIVIGLLSIIPTMEFLSWRGALTAGLVPAIGARKLRLVTAVIHSELLAIVIIVLCAAIMARGGWV is encoded by the coding sequence ATGTCAACCCTATTCGCCTTTCTCCACCACCTCTGTGCCTTCACGCTGGTTTCTGCCGTCGCAATCGAGTTTGTGCTGATCCGCTCCGAGTTGACGCTGGCGTCGGCGCGCAGGCTGCAGGTCACGGACCTCGTGCTCGGCGTCGCGGCGGGTGCGCTACTCGTTGTCGGGCTGTTGCGGGTGTTCTTTTTCGAGAAGGGGGCGAGCTATTATTTCCATAGCTACGCCTTCCTGACCAAGTTCTCGCTGTTTATCGTGATCGGACTGCTGTCGATCATCCCGACGATGGAATTCCTGTCGTGGCGCGGGGCGTTGACGGCCGGGCTGGTGCCTGCGATCGGCGCCAGGAAATTGAGGCTGGTCACCGCGGTCATTCACAGCGAACTGCTTGCGATCGTCATCATCGTGCTCTGTGCCGCGATCATGGCGCGGGGTGGGTGGGTTTAG
- a CDS encoding Fic family protein — MTGDERDRRDSRALEPELITDPKAKAAAEARNGFRQYDAAIGAIQSALDRGSFKLRPSLILGLQREALAGISSYAGNYRPGGVTIEGSKHEPVGAHRVPELVEDMCDYVNDHWEHSTPIHLAAYLMWRLNWIHPFADGNGRTSRIVSYVVLSIRAGSILPGTPTIPDQIVDNRKPYFDALDAADLAFRDGRIDVSQMEELLGSLLANQLAQFYRSVGGKLPS; from the coding sequence ATGACGGGTGACGAGCGCGACCGGCGGGACAGCCGCGCGCTCGAACCTGAATTGATCACCGACCCCAAAGCGAAAGCCGCCGCCGAGGCAAGGAACGGCTTTCGGCAATACGACGCGGCGATCGGCGCGATCCAAAGTGCGCTCGATCGGGGATCGTTCAAGCTCCGGCCTTCGCTTATCCTCGGTTTGCAGCGCGAAGCGCTTGCGGGGATCAGTTCCTACGCGGGAAACTATCGTCCGGGTGGTGTTACTATCGAGGGCAGCAAGCATGAACCCGTTGGAGCCCATCGCGTTCCCGAACTCGTCGAAGACATGTGCGACTACGTCAACGATCATTGGGAACACAGTACGCCGATTCACCTCGCGGCTTATTTGATGTGGCGGCTGAACTGGATTCATCCGTTTGCAGACGGGAACGGACGGACGTCGCGCATCGTTTCCTACGTGGTGCTTTCAATTCGTGCGGGTTCGATTTTGCCTGGCACACCCACGATTCCAGATCAGATTGTCGACAACCGCAAGCCGTATTTCGACGCTCTGGACGCTGCGGACTTGGCCTTCCGCGACGGCAGGATCGACGTTTCGCAGATGGAGGAGCTTTTAGGCTCTCTTCTCGCCAACCAGCTTGCTCAGTTTTATAGGTCCGTCGGCGGCAAGTTACCGAGCTAG
- a CDS encoding acyl-CoA carboxylase subunit beta produces the protein MKDILDTLEERRAGAKLGGGEKRIEAQHARGKLTARERIELLLDKGSFEEFDMFVEHRSIEFGMEKTKVPGDGVVTGWGTVNGRKTFVFAKDFTVFGGSLSETHAQKIVKIQDMAMKARAPIIGLYDAGGARIQEGVAALAGYSYVFRRNVIASGVIPQISVIMGPCAGGDVYSPAMTDFIFMVKNTSYMFVTGPDVVKTVTNEVVTAEELGGASVHATRSSIADGAFENDVETLLQMRRLIDFLPSSNTSGVPEWPSFDDIGRVDMSLDTLIPDNPNKPYDMKELILKVVDEGDFFEISEAFAKNIVTGFGRIAGRTVGFVANQPMVLAGVLDSDASRKAARFVRFCDAFNIPIVTFVDVPGFLPGTAQEYGGLIKHGAKLLFAYSQCTVPLVTVITRKAYGGAFDVMASKEIGADMNYAWPTAQIAVMGAKGAVEIIFRSDIGDTDAIAARTKEYEDRFLSPFIAAERGYIDDVIMPHSTRRRIARALAMLRDKHVEMPMKKHDNLPL, from the coding sequence ATGAAGGACATCCTGGACACCCTCGAGGAACGACGCGCGGGGGCCAAACTCGGCGGCGGCGAGAAACGCATCGAGGCGCAGCATGCCCGCGGCAAGCTGACCGCGCGGGAGCGCATCGAGCTTCTGCTCGACAAGGGCAGTTTCGAGGAATTCGACATGTTCGTCGAACACCGCTCGATCGAATTCGGCATGGAAAAGACCAAGGTGCCCGGCGACGGTGTCGTCACCGGCTGGGGCACCGTCAACGGCCGCAAGACGTTTGTGTTCGCCAAGGATTTTACCGTGTTCGGTGGCTCGCTGTCGGAAACCCACGCGCAAAAAATCGTCAAAATCCAGGACATGGCGATGAAGGCGAGGGCGCCGATCATCGGGCTCTATGACGCCGGCGGCGCGCGGATCCAGGAAGGCGTCGCCGCGCTCGCCGGCTATTCCTACGTGTTCCGTCGCAACGTCATCGCCTCAGGCGTGATCCCGCAGATTTCCGTCATAATGGGTCCTTGCGCCGGCGGCGACGTCTATTCGCCCGCGATGACCGACTTCATCTTCATGGTGAAAAACACCAGCTACATGTTCGTCACCGGCCCGGACGTGGTGAAGACCGTCACCAACGAGGTCGTCACGGCGGAAGAACTCGGCGGCGCCTCGGTGCACGCCACGCGCTCCTCGATCGCCGATGGCGCGTTCGAGAACGACGTCGAGACGCTGCTGCAGATGCGCCGGCTGATCGATTTCCTGCCCTCCAGCAACACGTCAGGCGTGCCGGAATGGCCGAGTTTTGATGACATCGGGCGGGTCGACATGTCGCTGGACACGCTGATCCCCGACAATCCGAACAAGCCCTACGACATGAAGGAACTGATCCTGAAAGTCGTGGACGAGGGCGACTTCTTCGAGATCTCCGAGGCGTTCGCGAAAAACATCGTCACCGGCTTCGGCCGTATCGCCGGGCGCACCGTCGGCTTCGTCGCCAACCAGCCGATGGTGCTGGCGGGCGTGCTCGACTCGGATGCCTCGCGCAAGGCCGCGCGCTTCGTCCGCTTCTGCGACGCCTTCAACATTCCGATCGTGACGTTTGTCGACGTCCCCGGCTTTCTGCCGGGCACCGCGCAGGAATATGGCGGCCTGATAAAACACGGGGCGAAACTGCTGTTCGCCTATTCGCAATGCACGGTGCCGCTGGTCACGGTGATTACCCGCAAGGCCTATGGCGGCGCGTTCGACGTGATGGCCTCAAAGGAAATCGGCGCCGACATGAACTACGCCTGGCCGACCGCGCAGATCGCCGTGATGGGCGCCAAGGGCGCGGTCGAGATCATCTTCCGCTCGGATATCGGCGACACCGACGCGATCGCCGCCCGCACGAAAGAGTACGAGGACCGCTTCCTGTCCCCCTTCATCGCCGCCGAGCGCGGCTACATCGACGACGTCATCATGCCGCACTCAACCAGGCGCCGCATCGCGCGGGCGCTGGCGATGCTGAGGGACAAGCATGTCGAGATGCCTATGAAGAAGCACGACAATTTGCCGTTGTAG